Genomic segment of Desulforegula conservatrix Mb1Pa:
CAATGTTTGAAGGACATTTATTCTGGCATAAACAAATATTGTTTATAGCATTTGCTCAGTTTAAGTGGAATTTTTTTCCTTGTTGCCAAGCTCTGGAGGTTAATTATGTCTGCCCACAAATATTTTATTTTTATTGTTCTTGTACTTATTACATCTTTTTCAGGCTTATCAGGATGCTCGACTGACAATCAGGTTTTGAAATATGAGAACAAAGTCAATAAAAACGATAATATTGTGCCTGGTATTGAAGCTCCTGAAAGTGACGAAAAAATGATGGTCGCGGCAACAGGAAAGGGTCTTGAGCCTGAAACCGGATCTCCTGCCCAAAAGAGGTTCATGGCAGAGAGAGCTGCGATAATAGATGGCTATAGAAAACTTGCAGAACGTCTTGGCGGGATAATTCTTCATTCAAGCACAAGGGCCGGCATGAGCGAGGTGACCTCAGATGTTATTACAACCGAGGTGAATACTTATATGAGGGGAGCAAGGGTTCATTCTGTTGAATTCAAGGATGGATATGCAACGGCTGAGATCCGTGTTTATCTTGCTCCAAGAGATTCCAAATTCTATAATTGATTGAATTTTTAAAGCTGATTTTCGACTTTATCTTGTCAGAAAATCAGCTTTTTCATTTCTATAGCCTGACATTGATATTGACCAGGTCGCAAAAAGTCCAATTCCTGTCATTCCGGCGCAGACCGGAATCCAGAAGTGTCTGAAAATATTGGATGCCAGATCAAGCCCGGAATGACGCCAATGCCCTTTTTGACTTTTTGCGATTCCATAATATTGCGCTTTTCGGTAAAAAAAATGTCTGTTAAAATAATTGCTTCATATTTTCCCATTTAATCTATAAAATACCATCCTCAATCATGAACGTGGTTAACCGCGTATATCAAAGAGCAATCAGAGTCCCTTCAATTATGGAAAAAATGAGTAAGTATCCTGATTATATTCTTGAAGATCTGGCTACGTGTGGGCTGAGCTGTAGAAAGTGCCTATACAAAAAAGATGGCGAGATCGCTGTGATTTCAAGAAAACTTGCCGATCTTTTTGGTGAGAATTTTGAATCCTATGCTGATCGCTTTTCAACCTTCAAGCCGGAGTTCAAAAATTACAAATCTTTCAGAGCTTTTGTGGATTTTATTGGGGAACAGGAATGTACTGGATGCAGAAAAGGGGAAGGCTGCTACCCAGGATGCGTTGTAGCCTCATGTACCAGAGAAAAGACGATATCTTTCTGCTTTGAGTGTCCGGAATTTCCATGCGCCAGAGTTAATTTTGATCCTGACCTGAAGAAAAGGTGGATTATCATGAATGAGAGGATGAGGGAGGTCGGGCTTGAAAAATACCATGAAGAAACAAAAGACATTTGCCGGTATGTTTAAATTCAGGCCTGGTTTCATAATTTTTTGAATATGTTTAATTGTTTTATTAACATGATTTATAGATCCGTTTCGGAGGATGTTTGATGAAGAAAAATGGAGTGAATGGTTGCATACGGCTGATATTTTCATGCTCTGTTCTTATTTTTGCAGTTTTAATTGCTGGATGCGACTCAAGTGAAGTTGGTTATGCCCAGGACACAGACTCAATCGCTCTGACCACCCTGAGCGGGAAAAGCAGGAATACAAGATTTAAGTTCAATGATAATTTGTCATATCTGGAGACTTCGGTAATTAACGGTACGGACGAAGAAGTCAATAAAGATGAGTCAAAGAAAAGCGGAGCTTATAGAATACGAAAAGGTTATATGCTCGATGTCGGTAAGGATTACAGATCCGGATTCATCACTTCTGACAGAAAAATAAGAGTTTTTGCTACTTTGGATGAAAATGAAGAAAATGAGACCAGCCTTTGCCTCGCATTTCAGAGATCCTCATATATGACCAATTCCAGTTTGAATGGCGATTTTCATATGAACAGGCTTACATGGGGCGGAGGTGCTGGCGTATCCTTTTCACTTTCAAAAAGCACGGTGACTTTTGATGGCAGGAATTTGGTGAACAATGGAACCGAGAATCAGTATTATCAGGTTTCTGATGATGGTACGCTAAGAGTTGGATCTGATACGCTGATGGATGGGATGCTTGGAAAAGAAGGCGAAATGTTCTTTTCCAATATCAAGGATGATCGTGGCAATGCCTATGACTTTTCTGTCGGAATTAAAAAATCATCCGGCCTTGGCACAGAGTCCCTTAAGGGTAAATATTATGCCTGCGAAATTGGGAAAAACCCTCAGAAGGTTTTCACCCAGAGAAGTAATTTAACCTTTGATGGAAATGGGTCCTATACTGAGTCTTCGGCTGATGACAGTGAACAACCAGAAATCAGCGGCGCTTATTCAGTTGCAGATGATGGAAGCATATCAATTGATGGAAGTATTGGCACTGGCTCCATGACTTCGGATGGCAAGATAATAGTTGTAATGATCGAGAGGGCAGGGGATTGGCGTTATATCATAGCAAGAAAGATATGATTTTTTCTTGTGCTTTTGCATGATCTGTACTCATTTCTTATATTCAGGATCAAACCCTCTCACATTATTGTGAGAGGGTTATACAGATCAATTTTAATATCTTAAAGCCCTCACTTTTACAGGAATTCCATTAAGCACCGCGTTTCCGCACAAAGGATCAAATCTGTTGGGAGTGATTCTGTTTGTGTTCACTCCGGGATTTTTTTCCGCATTTGAAAGTCTTGCTCCTTCCATATCATGGCCCCATCCGTGGGGAAGACTTACAACACCTGGCATTATTCTATCAGACACTGAAACCGGAACTGTTATTATCCCTTTATCTGATTTGATTTCTGCCTTGCCTTTATCTGAAAGTCCGAGCCTTGATGCATCGGTCGGATTTACGATAAGGCTGCATGAGTTGCCTTTTGTCATGGAAGGAAGATTGTGGAACCAAGAATTATTTGTTCTTATGTGTCTGCGGCCGATGAGAAGCATGTCTGATTCAGATTTTTCATTTAACGAAGCCCATTTGCAGAGATTTTTAATCTCATTTTCAAGAACTTCAGGCAGGAGATCAATTTTTCTGTCAGGCGTCGATATTACGGATCCAAGCCTCGATGTCAGGGCTCCTAGGTCAATGCCATGCGGTGATTCAAGAAGCTTTTGAAGTGAAAGTCTGCCTGGCTTCATTCCGAAACCGTCACCATAAGGCCCGATCTTCAGAAGAAAGTCGAGGATTCTTTCTGGTACTGTTTTTCCGGTCAACTGCCCGGTCAGCATTTCCCTTGTCACCCCCGAAACCTCGCCTCCTATTGCCTTTATTGTGGCATGGGCAAGCTCGTTCACCATGCTTTCCCCAAGATCAGATGCTTCTGTTTCAAGGCCTTTCCCATCAGCGATTAGAGCAAGCCGCGCAAGAATTTCCCATTTGTCCCTTTCATCATCATTTTTTTCTATCACAGGTGGACTGTATACGGCTCCGTTTCTGACCGCAAACCCGTGGAATACGAAATCATAATGACCGTGGGACAGAGGAGACGCAGGCGGGAGAATAACATCCGCGTGTCTTGTGGTTTCATTTATATAGAAATCGACGCTTACCATGAAATCAAGCCCTGCAATTGCCCGGTCAACCCTTTCGCTTTCAGGTATTGCGACAACTGGATTTCCTGCCACTGTGACAAGGGCTCTAATTTGACCCTGACCCGGAGTCTCCATTTCCTCGGCCATCACTGAAACAGGAATTTCTCCTCCCACTTCAGGCGCTCCGGAAACCCTTGATTTCCATCTACCTGTCACAAATCCCTTTTTGGATCTTGCCTTTTCAGGAATATGGGCAGGCTTCGGAAACATTGTGCCTCCCTGTCTGTCAAGGTTGCCTGTTAGAATATTGATGATCTCAATCAGCCAGGACGATATGGTTCCATACCTCACTGTGCTTGTACCCATGCGACCGTAAACCGTACTTTTTTCAGTTTCAGAGATATCTTTTGCCAGATTTTTTATTGCCTCTTCTGGTATTCCGCAAATTTTAGAAGCAAGTTCCACAGTAAATATTTCTGAATAATCCCTAAGCTTATCTAAATTTTTGAGCCTGTCATCGTATGAATGCCTTGGAAGCCCGAAGTCTTTTATAAGAATTCTCACAATAGCGAAAAGAAGGGCCACATCGGTTCCAGGTCTTATAAAATGATGGATGTCTGCGGCTTCTGCCGTTCTTGTCTTCATCGGATCAATTACGACAAGTTTTCCGCCCCTTTCTTTAAGCTTTTTTATTCTCCCCGGCATGTCAGGAGCTGTCATGAGGCTTCCGCCGGAAACAAGGGGATTGCCTCCAAAAATCACAAAAAGAGCCGTGTGATCAATATCAGGCACAGGAATCAGTTCGTTGGAG
This window contains:
- a CDS encoding LPP20 family lipoprotein translates to MSAHKYFIFIVLVLITSFSGLSGCSTDNQVLKYENKVNKNDNIVPGIEAPESDEKMMVAATGKGLEPETGSPAQKRFMAERAAIIDGYRKLAERLGGIILHSSTRAGMSEVTSDVITTEVNTYMRGARVHSVEFKDGYATAEIRVYLAPRDSKFYN
- a CDS encoding DUF3795 domain-containing protein, which encodes MEKMSKYPDYILEDLATCGLSCRKCLYKKDGEIAVISRKLADLFGENFESYADRFSTFKPEFKNYKSFRAFVDFIGEQECTGCRKGEGCYPGCVVASCTREKTISFCFECPEFPCARVNFDPDLKKRWIIMNERMREVGLEKYHEETKDICRYV
- a CDS encoding molybdopterin-dependent oxidoreductase, which produces MTTRTAFRVCPFCEAGCGLEITLTGNEVTRVRGDKDHVMSKGFCCPKGIAIKELHEDPDRLRHPVIKENGAFRKATWEEAFKKISEGFDSVRKSHGNDAIAIYLGNPNTHTMAGALFLKPLIKALKTRNFFTASTVDQIPKQTACGFLYGSNELIPVPDIDHTALFVIFGGNPLVSGGSLMTAPDMPGRIKKLKERGGKLVVIDPMKTRTAEAADIHHFIRPGTDVALLFAIVRILIKDFGLPRHSYDDRLKNLDKLRDYSEIFTVELASKICGIPEEAIKNLAKDISETEKSTVYGRMGTSTVRYGTISSWLIEIINILTGNLDRQGGTMFPKPAHIPEKARSKKGFVTGRWKSRVSGAPEVGGEIPVSVMAEEMETPGQGQIRALVTVAGNPVVAIPESERVDRAIAGLDFMVSVDFYINETTRHADVILPPASPLSHGHYDFVFHGFAVRNGAVYSPPVIEKNDDERDKWEILARLALIADGKGLETEASDLGESMVNELAHATIKAIGGEVSGVTREMLTGQLTGKTVPERILDFLLKIGPYGDGFGMKPGRLSLQKLLESPHGIDLGALTSRLGSVISTPDRKIDLLPEVLENEIKNLCKWASLNEKSESDMLLIGRRHIRTNNSWFHNLPSMTKGNSCSLIVNPTDASRLGLSDKGKAEIKSDKGIITVPVSVSDRIMPGVVSLPHGWGHDMEGARLSNAEKNPGVNTNRITPNRFDPLCGNAVLNGIPVKVRALRY